A part of Streptomyces sp. NBC_01210 genomic DNA contains:
- a CDS encoding transposase: MNIQLADTGLSLSAIGRRLQLDRKTVRRYRNKDLAGLLASAQDRGHAVLDPFIEHVQHRFQAGCTSSMQLYRELLALGYTGGYHVVNRYVTAIREGIAVPARSVTPGPRDITSWIMRPQETLNTSDVAQLEAARSACPEIALACDVAREFTDMLRQRQGHLLRDWIQMAELGGPDAIGIFADSIRQDLYAVTAGLTLPYSSGIVEGRVNRIKTIKRQMYGRASFALLRARVLLQP; the protein is encoded by the coding sequence ATGAACATCCAGCTCGCCGACACCGGCTTGTCGCTTAGCGCCATCGGCCGCCGTCTGCAGTTGGACCGCAAGACGGTCCGGCGCTACCGGAACAAGGACCTGGCAGGGCTTCTCGCCTCGGCGCAGGACCGCGGCCACGCTGTCCTCGACCCGTTCATCGAGCACGTGCAGCACCGCTTCCAGGCGGGCTGTACCAGTTCGATGCAGCTCTATCGCGAGTTGCTCGCCCTCGGCTACACCGGTGGATACCACGTTGTGAACCGCTACGTGACGGCCATCCGGGAGGGCATCGCGGTCCCTGCCCGCTCGGTGACTCCCGGCCCTCGCGACATCACCTCATGGATCATGCGCCCCCAGGAGACACTCAACACCTCCGACGTTGCCCAGCTGGAAGCTGCTCGGAGTGCCTGCCCGGAGATCGCCTTGGCCTGTGACGTCGCGCGGGAGTTCACGGACATGCTCCGCCAACGCCAGGGCCACCTACTGCGGGACTGGATTCAGATGGCCGAGCTGGGCGGCCCGGATGCCATCGGCATCTTCGCCGACTCCATCCGCCAGGACCTCTACGCCGTCACCGCCGGCCTCACCCTGCCCTACAGCTCCGGCATCGTCGAAGGGCGCGTCAACAGAATCAAAACGATCAAGCGGCAAATGTACGGGCGAGCCTCATTCGCACTGCTCAGAGCCCGCGTCCTCCTTCAGCCGTAG
- a CDS encoding SDR family oxidoreductase: MNILIVGGSGFLGRELAQQALATGHAVTATFATRAGDIPGIHWLPMDLRRSEEITLALRETQPGVVINAAYRKADWATTADGAICLAMAATQHGARLVHVSSDAVFSGADVRYDESATPDPITPYGAAKAAAETAIRLFAPTAVIARTSLIIGGGGSVHETFIHDLATGRRSGVLFTDDIRCPVHVADLALAILELTVSDVAGVCHLAGSDAVSRHELGVLIAGRDELDASMLTAGRRADADSPGALDVRLDSTRTQRTLRTNLRGARDFLRRKR, encoded by the coding sequence ATGAACATCCTGATCGTAGGCGGCAGTGGCTTCCTGGGCCGCGAGTTGGCTCAGCAGGCACTGGCAACCGGACACGCCGTGACAGCGACCTTCGCAACTCGCGCCGGCGACATCCCCGGGATCCACTGGCTGCCCATGGACCTACGTCGCAGCGAGGAGATCACACTGGCGCTCAGGGAGACCCAGCCGGGCGTTGTCATCAATGCGGCGTACCGCAAGGCCGACTGGGCAACCACAGCCGACGGCGCCATTTGCCTTGCGATGGCCGCCACGCAGCACGGAGCCCGGCTGGTGCATGTGTCCAGTGACGCCGTCTTCTCCGGCGCCGACGTCCGCTACGACGAATCCGCCACGCCGGATCCGATCACCCCATACGGGGCTGCGAAGGCTGCGGCCGAAACGGCGATCCGCCTGTTCGCCCCGACCGCCGTCATCGCTCGCACCTCGCTGATCATCGGCGGCGGTGGCTCCGTGCACGAGACATTCATCCACGATCTGGCCACCGGGCGACGAAGTGGCGTGCTGTTCACCGATGACATCCGGTGTCCCGTACATGTCGCAGACCTCGCCCTGGCCATTCTTGAGCTGACCGTCTCCGATGTCGCAGGCGTGTGCCACCTAGCAGGATCAGATGCAGTCAGTCGTCATGAGCTCGGTGTCCTGATCGCCGGCCGCGATGAACTGGACGCCTCGATGCTGACCGCCGGTCGCCGCGCCGATGCTGATTCCCCGGGAGCGCTGGACGTCCGCTTGGACAGCACTCGGACGCAACGCACATTGCGTACCAACCTGCGAGGCGCCCGCGACTTCCTACGTCGCAAGCGCTGA